In Streptomyces sp. 840.1, the DNA window GTTGTTGCGGGAGGCGGTGAGCGCGGCCGGCGGCCTCGGCCTCGTGGCCGGGCCCCCAGGGCCGACGGGCGGCAAGAAGCGGCGCCGCGGACCTGTGGGAACGACTGAAGGAGTCGCAGGAGCAGCCGCGTGCCCCCTGTCGCCCGGCGGCCTGTCCGAGGCTGCGGGGCGTTGGCAGCGGATGCTTGCACGGTCGGTGAGAGCCGGTCAATGCCCTTGCGACGTATCGGGGATGTGGCTCGGGAGCTGATATCCGTTCACGCTTTTGTCATTGACAAAAGTTCGACGGACTGGCAGGTTTCCGCTCCAGGCAGCGCAGTCGCCCCGACAGCCCGCCTCTCTCGTACCCGGTGCCCCAGCAGGCCACAGGCGTCCGCCACGAACCCCGTCCCCCGGCAGCTCCGCCAGATCGCCGCACCCCCGCCACGAGCACACCGCCGAACATCGAGGAGTTCCCATGCACCAGTTCCCGTCACCGAGCAGGCGCCATGTCCTTCGGCTCGCCGGTGCGGCCGGGCTCACCACAGCGGCGGCCGTGCTGGCCCCGCAGGCCTCGGCCGCCGGTGCGCGCACCACCATCACCGACCTGGGGCCCGCCGTCGTCCAGTTCTCCCTGATGAGCGGCCTGCTGATCGGCGACACCGTCTACATCGGCTCCCGCAACCTGAGCCCCGCCCGCGTGATCGGCTTCCACCTGCCGACCCGCAGCGTGACCTCACGGACCGACCTGTCGGCAGGTTCGACGGTCTCCGCTCTCGCCGCTGATCCGACGGGCCGTTACCTCTACGCCGGCGTGCTGTCCAAGAAGAAGGGCGATCCGAACCTCTTCCGGTGGGACCTGACTAGGACGGACGAGGCCGCCGTGCCGCTGGGGCTGACCGGGAGCGAGACGGACATCCGCGATCTGACCGTCGCACCGGACGGCAAGGTCTACTCGGTGGGCGGCCTCCCCGGCGTCCCGCCCGCCCTCTGGGAGTACGACCCGGCCACGGGCGCTCTGACCAGCCTGGGAGTGCCCGATCCGAAGGCCACCCTGGCCAGGGCCGTCGTGGCCACCGGGAGCACGGTCTTCTTCGGGGCGGGAAGCGTGCTGTCCGGCGGCGGCGACGCGAGCAGGGCATCGCTGTTCGCCTACGACCGCGCCGCGAAGACGTTCACGTCCATCGTGCCCAGGGAGTGCGAGGCCGACCCCTCGCTGCGCGAACTCGCCGTCGCCGGGGACAAGCTGGTGATCGGAACCTCCGCCTCGGGCAGCCCGGCCAAGCTGGCCGTGATGGACCTGGACGACTACTCCTCGTACACCGTGGTGACCGCCGGGGGGAACATGGTCAAGACCATGGCCGTCGAGGCGACGTCCGTCTATTTCACCGACGAGACGGGCGCGCACGTCTACTCCCTGACGACCGGTGAGATCACCCGCGTCGACGCCGGGGGCCTCGACCTGGGCGAGGTCTGGGGCGTCGATCACCGCGACGGCACCCTGGTGGTCGTCTCCGCCTACGGGTTCGTGGCCGAGATCGACCTGGCGGCCCGTACCTCGGTCGTCACCGACCTCGGCGCGGCCGGTGCGCCCGCCGGGCCGCAGCTGGGGATGGGGATCGCCGCGGGAGGGGGGTACGTGTACACCGGCGGCACCGGCACCATCGCCCGCCACGACGTGCGCACCGGCGAGGTGGTCAAGTTCCGCGTCCCCGGTGAGGCGAAGGACGCGGACGTGGTGGACGGTGTGCTGTACACCGGCCAGTACAACGCGCAGGGGATCTGGTCCTACGACCCGGCGGGCAAACGGCTCCCCCACCAGGTGGCGAGCTTCGCCGCCGAACAGAACCGCCCCCTGGACACCTGCTGGGACCCGTACCACCGCCTGCTGCTCGTCGGTGTCCAGTCCGACACCGAGGGAGGCGGTTCGCTGTGGACGTACGACCCGGGGAACGGCCGGTCGGCCATCCACGTCAACCCCGTGGACGAACGCCAGCTCATCAGGGCGGTCGCGACCCGGCAGGGGGTGGCGTTCCTCGGCGGCGACAACCTCCAGGGCCAGGGCCCCCGCGCCACGGTGGTCGCCTTCGACCCGCGCAGGGGACGGGAACTGTGGCGCCTCGACCTGGACCAGAAGGGGGGCATCGCCGCGATGACCGTCCTGGGCCGGAATCTGTACGGGCTCTCCAGGCGCGGCGAGTTCTTCGTCATCGACCTCCCGCGCCGGCGGGTGGTGCACACCGCCGACCTCAAGGACATCTCCCCCGGATTCGCGGCAATGGTCACCAACAGGGGAACCGTGTACGGGGTGTCGGACACCACACTGTTCCGGTTCGACCGGAAGACCTTCGCGGCAAGCACCGTGGTGTCCGGCATCAACGGAGCCTGGTACAGCGGCCCGCACCTGAACCACGACGAGCACGGACTCCTCTACACCCTGCGCGGTACGAATCTGGTCCGGATCGACGACCGGCACTGACCATGCCCCGGCGCGGGCCGGACGGCTCAGCGCAGCCGGGGGCCGTCCGCCGAAGGGATCGCGATCAGCGGCACCAGGTAGCTGCGGGCGAACGTCCGCAGCTGCTCGTCGTCGTCGAGTTCGAAACAGCTGACCGGGTTGAGCAGAAAGGAGACCGTGATCCGCACCATCAGCTCGGCGACGGGGGTCGGGTCGGTCTGCGGCCGCCCCTCCGCGCGCCCGGCCTCGCGCAGCCGGCCCGCCACGTAGCCGCGCATCGCGATCAGGGCGGGTCCGCTCTCCACCGTCAGGAACGGGAGCATGATCTCCGGTTCCAGTCGCAACAGGCCTCCTACCAGGGGGTGTTCGCGGATGTGGCGGAGGACGGTCACGAAACCCTCGACGATACGGTCCTCGGTGGTGGGCAGCGGGGCGACCGCCCGGTCCACCTCCACCACGAAGCGGCGGTACTCGCGCAGCAGGCAGGCGGAGACCAGGCTGTCCTTGTTGCCGATCCGTCGGTACACGGTCACCCGCGAGACCCCGGCCCGCTTGGCGACGTCGTCGACGGTGGAACGCCGCAGCCCGAAGGTCATGAACTGCTCGCGCGCGGCGTCGAGGATCTGCTCGTTCAGGGCGTCGGAGGGCGGCGTCCCGTCGAGCGCGCCGGCCAGCAGCGCTTCGTCCGTGCTCCGTGCGGCCATGGGCCCTCCCCGCTCTGCGCCGGTTCGGCTCCACCCTAGGGCCTGTCGTCAGACTGCCGTCCGCCGCGCGTACCGACAGCCGGCGGGCTCACGCGTCCTGGCCGGGCT includes these proteins:
- a CDS encoding PQQ-binding-like beta-propeller repeat protein, which gives rise to MHQFPSPSRRHVLRLAGAAGLTTAAAVLAPQASAAGARTTITDLGPAVVQFSLMSGLLIGDTVYIGSRNLSPARVIGFHLPTRSVTSRTDLSAGSTVSALAADPTGRYLYAGVLSKKKGDPNLFRWDLTRTDEAAVPLGLTGSETDIRDLTVAPDGKVYSVGGLPGVPPALWEYDPATGALTSLGVPDPKATLARAVVATGSTVFFGAGSVLSGGGDASRASLFAYDRAAKTFTSIVPRECEADPSLRELAVAGDKLVIGTSASGSPAKLAVMDLDDYSSYTVVTAGGNMVKTMAVEATSVYFTDETGAHVYSLTTGEITRVDAGGLDLGEVWGVDHRDGTLVVVSAYGFVAEIDLAARTSVVTDLGAAGAPAGPQLGMGIAAGGGYVYTGGTGTIARHDVRTGEVVKFRVPGEAKDADVVDGVLYTGQYNAQGIWSYDPAGKRLPHQVASFAAEQNRPLDTCWDPYHRLLLVGVQSDTEGGGSLWTYDPGNGRSAIHVNPVDERQLIRAVATRQGVAFLGGDNLQGQGPRATVVAFDPRRGRELWRLDLDQKGGIAAMTVLGRNLYGLSRRGEFFVIDLPRRRVVHTADLKDISPGFAAMVTNRGTVYGVSDTTLFRFDRKTFAASTVVSGINGAWYSGPHLNHDEHGLLYTLRGTNLVRIDDRH
- a CDS encoding TetR/AcrR family transcriptional regulator produces the protein MAARSTDEALLAGALDGTPPSDALNEQILDAAREQFMTFGLRRSTVDDVAKRAGVSRVTVYRRIGNKDSLVSACLLREYRRFVVEVDRAVAPLPTTEDRIVEGFVTVLRHIREHPLVGGLLRLEPEIMLPFLTVESGPALIAMRGYVAGRLREAGRAEGRPQTDPTPVAELMVRITVSFLLNPVSCFELDDDEQLRTFARSYLVPLIAIPSADGPRLR